A genomic window from Vitis riparia cultivar Riparia Gloire de Montpellier isolate 1030 chromosome 16, EGFV_Vit.rip_1.0, whole genome shotgun sequence includes:
- the LOC117933371 gene encoding protein ACCELERATED CELL DEATH 6-like — protein MAAVSDSEKERELNARLFHALMENDKDVVIELCRQESTSDGPLHVTSIHKDTVLHLACYSKQPHLAEELVQLLPNNPNLRLTKLKNDVGNTVLHEAATSNSMTQVATVMIAKQRKLLTKRNILGETPLFRAVRFGKIKMFKLLAHEVDKDNREVSKEQLQSKDGTSILHIAVITEHFDLAMMITERYPDLIGAKDGNKMTALQHLASNPTVFQSRSKLGFLKGLIYHCVPSKTKITEGDQRCAKWRWELPIWKEVRDEKIKHVSAWELAEKLIKHDTSWEVTEIRLLNRGKPYPEEIEDSSSQQLEEKTRECCCKKNIKTPTAGVKRDETPLFLATMWKIPDMVEKILKSYPQAAEHINEKGRNILHVAIQYRQMKIFKKVMKDEMLTRRLLRATDTKGNSMLHMVAKKRKRLEEKTSQGPAFELQEQLLLFEKVKGLVKSDFVRLFNHKNQTAEELLVDNYSQLHEESKEWTKRTSENCSIVGVLIATVAFAAAYTVPGGNQSTGIPVLLSQPFFVVFTLADIISLSLALTSVVTFLSILTSPFRLEDFKHSLIQKLMMGFTFLILSVTMMMVAFGATIILTIHNKENWTQIALYSVAFLPVIIFAVTYSPLYVQLVKACRHFWKFMKKIVPDPCGSSSSLPPNESLSTIYSDPPQSRASCSRRPSTSQTTNVEV, from the exons ATGGCGGCCGTCAGCGACTCCGAAAAAGAACGTGAACTCAACGCACGCCTGTTCCATGCCTTGATGGAAAATGATAAGGACGTCGTGATCGAACTCTGTAGGCAAGAAAGTACTTCCGATGGACCATTACACGTAACAAGCATACACAAAGACACTGTTCTTCATCTGGCCTGTTACTCCAAGCAGCCTCATCTTGCAGAGGAATTAGTTCAACTGTTGCCCAATAATCCCAACCTGCGCCTCACCAAGCTTAAAAACGACGTCGGAAACACTGTACTCCACGAAGCAGCCACCAGCAACAGCATGACCCAGGTGGCCACGGTAATGATAGCGAAACAACGCAAGTTGCTAACTAAGCGTAACATCCTCGGAGAGACGCCTCTTTTCCGTGCGGTCCGGTTCGGGAAAATTAAAATGTTCAAGCTTCTGGCGCACGAAGTTGATAAAGACAATCGGGAGGTTAGTAAAGAACAGCTCCAGAGTAAAGATGGAACGTCTATTCTTCATATTGCTGTCATTACTGAGCACTTTG ACTTGGCAATGATGATCACAGAGAGATATCCAGATTTGATTGGAGCAAAAGATGGTAATAAGATGACGGCTCTTCAGCATCTCGCAAGTAATCCAACCGTGTTTCAAAGCagaagcaaacttggattcctCAAGGGACTCATCTACCATT GTGTCCCAAGCAAGACAAAGATCACGGAAGGGGATCAAAGATGCG CTAAATGGCGTTGGGAATTGCCCATTTGGAAGGAAGTTAGGGATGAAAAGATCAAACATGTTTCAGCTTGGGAACTTGCTGAGAAGTTAATTAAACATGATACTTCATGGGAGGTTACTGAAATTCGATTACTTAATCGAGGTAAGCCTTATCCAGAGGAAATCGAAGACTCATCCTCCCAACAGCTCGAGGAAAAGACTAGAGAATGCTGCTgcaaaaaaaacatcaaaactccCACTGCAGGGGTCAAGAGAGATGAAACTCCATTATTTTTGGCAACAATGTGGAAAATTCCAGATATGGTGGAAAAAATACTGAAAAGCTATCCACAGGCAGCCGAGCATATTAATGAAAAAGGAAGGAACATATTACATGTAGCCATCCAATACCGCCAAATGAAGATTTTTAAGAAGGTGATGAAGGATGAAATGCTAACGCGGAGGCTATTGCGAGCCACAGACACTAAAGGGAACTCCATGCTGCATATGGTTGCCAAGAAGAGAAAACGTCTTGAAGAGAAAACGTCCCAAGGTCCTGCATTCGAACTGCAAGAGCAGTTGCTCCTTTTTGAG AAAGTGAAGGGATTAGTAAAATCCGATTTCGTTAGGCTCTTCAACCATAAGAACCAGACTGCTGAGGAATTATTAGTTGATAACTATTCTCAACTTCATGAGGAATCCAAAGAATGGACAAAACGAACCTCTGAAAATTGCTCCATTGTGGGTGTTCTGATAGCTACTGTCGCATTTGCTGCAGCCTACACTGTACCTGGAGGTAATCAAAGCACTGGTATACCCGTCCTCCTCTCTCAGCCATTCTTCGTGGTTTTCACCTTGGCCGATATAATCTCCCTTTCTTTGGCTTTGACATCAGTAGTCACATTTCTCTCAATCCTCACATCTCCTTTCCGATTAGAAGACTTCAAGCACTCTCTTATTCAAAAGCTGATGATGGGTTTTACATTTTTGATCCTCTCTGTGACAATGATGATGGTGGCGTTCGGAGCAACAATCATCCTTACAATCCATAATAAGGAAAACTGGACACAAATTGCACTATACTCAGTTGCATTCTTGCCAGTTATCATTTTTGCAGTCACCTATTCTCCTCTTTATGTACAACTTGTGAAAGCTTGCAGACACTTTTGGAAGTTCATGAAGAAGATTGTTCCGGATCCATGTGGAAGCAGTAGTAGCCTTCCTCCTAATGAATCCCTATCCACAATTTACTCCGACCCTCCTCAATCTAGGGCATCCTGTTCCAGGCGCCCTTCTACATCTCAAACTACCAATGTTGAAGTTTGA
- the LOC117933372 gene encoding uncharacterized protein LOC117933372, whose translation MAASTDSKPDHKLNSLLYDALRNQNTKKVVQLCQKAPDGPLHITSIHKDTVLHLACYSKQRDLALLLVRLLPNNLNQRLTKVKNDVGNTILHEVATSNEMTEVAMLILEKERKLLSTPNILGEMPLFRAARFGKIHMFKLLADEVDKDGDEERRKQQFQSRDKTSILHIAIITEHFELAMLIVKRYPYLIGMKDGNNMTALQHLATNPSAFRSGSKLGLFKGLIYRCIPIKKKTMEGEDLRTKSSVKWHLKLPIWEELGIEKHRHASAWKLAQELIKNDTSWEVTENAALNQGKPNQEKSDGSSGSLLKRGREGLCIASQHLEEKKGQCCKEEKTKTTLTGVKSDETPLFLATSWKITELVEEILKKYPQAVENVNKKGRNILHVAIQYRQMKIFYMVTKNDMLARRLARATDAKGNSLLHMVAKKRKGRVHETSQGPALELQKQMILFEKVEKLVKSDFFRLFNHKNQTAQELFDNNYSKLHEDSKKWLEETSKNCTIVAVLIATVAFTAAYTVPGGNQSSGMPVLLSEPFFVVFTLADVTSLTFALTSVVSFLSILTSPFRLQEFKHSLPRKLMLAFTFLILSVTMMMVTFAATVILMIHNKESWTKIALYSVAFLPVLVFALSYSNLYAHLVKACSNLFQIIQKIFPRCKGNSPHRNEARCMSSSNPPDQSHVRSSFRLPSTRQITEV comes from the exons ATGGCGGCCTCCACTGATTCCAAACCAGACCACAAACTTAACTCACTTCTGTACGATGCCTTGAGGAATCAAAACACCAAGAAAGTGGTCCAGCTCTGCCAGAAAGCTCCGGATGGCCCATTGCACATAACGAGTATACACAAGGACACTGTTCTTCATCTAGCCTGCTACTCCAAACAACGTGATCTTGCCCTTCTATTGGTTAGATTGTTGCCCAACAATCTTAACCAGCGCTTGACCAAAGTTAAAAACGATGTCGGAAACACGATACTCCACGAAGTAGCCACCAGCAACGAGATGACGGAGGTGGCCATGCTAATCTTGGAAAAAGAACGCAAGTTGCTAAGTACTCCTAACATCCTGGGAGAGATGCCACTCTTTCGAGCAGCCCGATTTGGAAAAATTCATATGTTCAAGCTTCTGGCGGACGAAGTTGATAAAGACGGTGATGAGGAGCGTCGTAAACAGCAGTTCCAAAGTAGAGATAAGACAAGTATTCTTCATATTGCTATTATTACTGAGCATTTTG AGTTGGCAATGTTGATTGTGAAGAGGTACCCATATTTGATTGGCATGAAAGATGGTAACAACATGACAGCTCTTCAACATCTTGCAACTAATCCATCGGCATTTCGAAGTGGAAGCAAACTTGGACTCTTCAAGGGACTCATCTATCGAT GTATTCCAATCAAGAAAAAGACCATGGAAGGAGAAGATCTAAGGACCAAAAGCTCCG TTAAATGGCATTTGAAATTGCCCATTTGGGAagaacttggaattgaaaagcACAGACATGCTTCAGCTTGGAAACTTGCCCAGGagttgattaaaaatgatactTCATGGGAGGTTACTGAAAATGCAGCACTTAATCAAGGTAAGCCTAATCAAGAGAAAAGCGATGGCTCGTCTGGGTCGTTGctaaaaagaggaagagaagggCTCTGTATTGCCTCCCAACACctagaggaaaagaaaggacaatgctgcaaagaggaaaaaaccaAAACTACCTTGACAGGGGTCAAGAGTGATGAAACTCCATTATTTCTGGCAACAAGTTGGAAAATTACAGAACTTGTGGAAGAAATACTAAAGAAATATCCTCAGGCAGTTGAGAATGTtaataaaaaaggaaggaaCATACTACATGTAGCCATTCAATACCGCCaaatgaagattttttatatggtCACAAAGAATGATATGCTAGCAAGGAGGCTAGCACGAGCCACAGACGCGAAAGGGAACTCCTTACTGCATATGGtggccaaaaaaagaaaaggtcgTGTGCACGAAACTTCCCAAGGCCCTGCACTCGAATTGCAAAAGCAGATGATCCTTTTTGAG AAAGTGGAGAAATTAGTTAAATCCGATTTCTTCAGGCTCTTCAACCATAAGAACCAGACTGCTCAAGAGTTATTTGATAATAACTATTCTAAACTTCATGAGGATTCCAAAAAATGGCTTGAGGAAACATCTAAAAATTGCACTATTGTGGCTGTTCTTATCGCCACTGTCGCCTTTACTGCAGCCTACACTGTACCTGGAGGTAATCAAAGCAGTGGTATGCCAGTCCTTCTCTCCGAACCCTTCTTTGTGGTTTTCACCTTGGCTGATGTAACCTCCCTTACTTTCGCTTTGACATCGGTAGTTTCGTTTCTCTCAATCCTCACATCACCTTTTCGATTACAAGAATTCAAGCACTCTCTTCCTCGTAAACTGATGCTGgcttttacatttttaatcCTTTCTGTAACAATGATGATGGTGACATTTGCTGCAACAGTCATCCTTATGATCCATAATAAGGAAAGTTGGACAAAAATTGCTCTATACTCAGTTGCATTCCTTCCAGTCCTCGTTTTTGCTCTCTCATATTCAAATCTTTATGCACACCTGGTGAAAGCTTGTTCAAACCTGTTCCAAATTATACAGAAGATTTTTCCAAGGTGTAAGGGTAATAGTCCACATCGCAATGAAGCCCGATGCATGAGTTCCTCCAACCCTCCTGATCAATCTCACGTCAGATCCAGTTTCAGGCTCCCTTCGACACGTCAAATTACTGAAGTTTGA